The proteins below are encoded in one region of Drosophila santomea strain STO CAGO 1482 chromosome 2R, Prin_Dsan_1.1, whole genome shotgun sequence:
- the LOC120445268 gene encoding mitochondrial import inner membrane translocase subunit TIM50-A: MNKILWFGYIGKKNTGFLSPSEKICLNASRKRIHSIVLGSLFSTAIWTIYRLGKPEEDDRGPIDDEFSRLPWFRQYLMRMWHTLKYYEKMMEEPQMTKLLPNVVPPPYIQSPYSLVLEIKDVLVHPDWTYQTGWRFKKRPGVENFLQQCSRNFEIIIYTSEQGMTAFPLLDALDPYGYISYRLVRGATDLVEGQHTKNLEYLNRDLSRVIVIDCDPYTTPLHPDNSLVLTKWLGNDDDVQLFDLTAFLQLVADHQVADVREVLRYYRQFEDPIEQFKDNQRQLQEQNQGNIQNLPACERQ; encoded by the exons atgaataaaattttATGGTTTGGCTACATCGGGAAAAAGAACACCGGTTTTCTGAGTCCAAGCGAGAAAATATGCCTAAATGCATCTAGAAAAAGAATACATAG TATTGTACTGGGAAGTCTTTTCAGTACAGCTATTTGGACCATCTACAGACTGGGTAAGCCCGAGGAAGACGACCGGGGTCCTATAGATGATGAATTCAGCCGGCTTCCCTGGTTCCGCCAGTACCTAATGAGAATGTGGCATACACTTAAGTATTATGAAAAAATGATGGAAGAACCCCAGATGACAAAGTTGTTGCCAAACGTTGTTCCACCGCCGTATATACAATCTCCCTATTCACTGGTCCTGGAAATCAAAGACGTCCTGGTGCATCCAGATTGGACTTATCAGACTGGGTGGCGGTTTAAAAAGCGGCCGGGTGTGGAGAACTTTCTGCAGCAGTGCAGCcgaaattttgaaattatcatATATACTTCAGAGCAGGGTATGACTGCATTTCCCCTCCTAGATGCTTTGGATCCCTATGGCTACATAAGTTATCGGCTAGTAAGAGGGGCTACGGACTTGGTAGAGGGACAGCATACCAAGAACCTCGAATATCTTAACAGGGACTTAAGTCGTGTAATAGTTATTGATTGTGATCCGTATACCACTCCACTGCATCCTGATAATAGCTTGGTGCTCACAAAGTGGCTGGGGAACGATGATGATGTTCAGCTCTTCGATCTCACGGCTTTTCTGCAGTTGGTGGCCGACCACCAAGTAGCTGATGTAAGGGAGGTGCTGCGATACTATCGACAGTTTGAGGACCCCATTGAGCAGTTCAAGGACAACCAACGACAATTGCAGGAGCAGAATCAGGGAAACATTCAGAATTTACCAGCTTGTGAACGTCAGTAG
- the LOC122756429 gene encoding uncharacterized protein LOC122756429, which produces MAELPRTTSLVLQVRNIDNLDIWLHGLAHPSGRTTAKLLKQRFVWPGINRDATLWSRQCVPCKRAKIHRPVDKIDVPDNRFEHIHGDLIEFHTIRNLRYCLTIIDRFRRWPAAIPLSNITAKTVAAALNTQWICMFGCPLTITMDHGTQFEFSLFAELAKLIGAERIRTTTYHPQSNGIVERWHRTLKAALMSKITEQLHQHNRAARPTPTPHHATPPVFICKDLRTCTHIFKRVASVKKPLEPHITGPHRVIRRVNDQFYIISIHGQEKAISVDLLKPAFISEADACEDHHEDPPPDQPISQSLTPPSPASAAPEFIPLPSPHGEVTGGGVDVAPRLKPSLATRR; this is translated from the exons ATGGCTGAGCTTCCTCGAACCACTTCTCTTGTTCTACAAGTTAGGAACATCGACAACCTAGACATCTGGT TACATGGATTGGCGCATCCCAGCGGCCGTACAACTGCAAAGTTACTTAAGCAGCGGTTTGTCTGGCCAGGAATTAACCGTGATGCCACCCTCTGGTCCCGACAATGCGTTCCTTGCAAGCGGGCCAAAATCCATCGCCCGGTGGACAAGATCGATGTTCCTGACAATCGTTTCGAGCACATTCACGGTGATCTGATTGAGTTTCACACTATCCGTAACTTACGCTACTGTCTTACCATCATCGACCGCTTCAGAAGATGGCCTGCAGCTATTCCACTATCCAACATCACCGCGAAGACTGTCGCGGCAGCTCTGAACACACAGTGGATCTGCATGTTTGGCTGCCCACTCACTATAACAATGGACCACGGAACTCAATTCGAATTCTCATTGTTTGCTGAGCTGGCTAAACTAATTGGAGCCGAAAGGATACGTACAACCACATATCACCCTCAGTCAAACGGCATCGTGGAGAGATGGCACCGTACCCTCAAGGCCGCCCTGATGT CAAAGATCACCGAGCAACTACATCAACATAACAGGGCAGCCCGACCTACTCCTACACCGCATCACGCTACACCACCTGTTTTCATATGTAAGGACCTGAGAACTTGTACGCACATCTTTAAGCGAGTGGCATCTGTTAAAAAACCACTCGAACCGCATATCACGGGACCTCATCGGGTAATACGCCGGGTTAATGACCAGTTCTACATCATCAGCATTCATGGACAAGAGAAGGCCATATCAGTCGACCTCCTCAAGCCTGCCTTCATATCTGAAGCTGACGCTTGCGAAGACCACCACGAGGATCCACCGCCTGACCAACCGATTTCGCAGTCACTTACGCCACCGAGCCCTGCATCTGCAGCTCCAGAATTTATACCGTTACCTTCACCACATGGCGAAGTCACTGGAGGGGGAGTAGATGTGGCGCCCAGACTAAAGCCCAGTCTGGCAACACGGCGTTAA
- the LOC120444780 gene encoding uncharacterized protein LOC120444780, with amino-acid sequence MNEREWTRGKITNKQESGDNKAHAFKRLLAMRNYKFGKGKCSEDCAGKTKASNYCKAQKRKEVNIMGIETCSGDYSPHSEWDNVSQNVPPEKFENEVFDREQLSRAVIKRNDMENLLHKSIFSETVTGTFVRLCVGKIYCIYEIIDLNLDRKDYQVGSKHTNLVLTLRCGSEKRYSRIDVVSNQPITQKEFLLWLATNLRDRHILPKLCDIAKKQMQIKEACKYNYPEADVEKLIQTKRKAGLKQNVVYRKICLILERDMAAGKDDAGKVEALDKEIQEIDKEHRPHIDNSGQHRYPVLSFSRVVHKPTIYRDELGVVSRGKSSFGKGTANPDQLNLEQYMRRKYKKSVVVSRSRLNEKLDDQEKVFSTTILEIPIEKEKQEGVAETERMREEDFHLQKLNTFKIELDTTGLIISLIPVLIIKGMHRGKDDFKFYAANTSIIDTYGTLNLTFGLNLRRKLTWSFVVANVQSAIIGADFLMLHGLILDLKGKRLMDPSKSLSHPFRPKEKLQKQNSTTFLQSTFKVPVK; translated from the exons ATGAATGAGCGCGAATGGACAAGAGGTAAGATCACAAATAAACAGGAGTCTGGTGACAATAAGGCTCATGCTTTTAAGCGTTTATTGGCAATGCGGAACTATAAATTCGGCAAGGGCAAATGTTCCGAAGACTGTGCAGGGAAGACTAAGGCTAGTAATTATTGCAAGGCACAAAAGCGGAAGGAGGTAAATATCATGGGTATAGAGACTTGTTCCGGAGACTACTCGCCACACAGTGAGTGGGATAATGTATCCCAAAACGTTCCGCCAGagaaatttgaaaatgaaGTATTCGACCGGGAACAGCTAAGTAGAGCAGTCATAAAACGAAACGACATGGAGAATTTACTACATAAATCTATTTTCTCGGAGACTGTAACCGGAACCTTTGTGCGGCTATGTGTTGGAAAAATCTACTGCATCTACGAAATTATTGATCTAAATCTGGACAGAAAGGACTACCAAGTAGGCAGTAAGCACACCAATCTGGTCCTGACATTGAGGTGCGGTTCCGAAAAGCGTTACTCGCGTATAGACGTGGTTTCAAATCAGCCAATTACACAAAAGGAATTCTTATTGTGGCTGGCAACCAATCTGCGCGATCGACACATTTTGCCAAAACTTTGTGACATTGCTAAAAAGCAGATGCAGATAAAAGAGGCCTGTAAATACAATTACCCTGAAGCTGATGTGGAGAAACTTATTCAAACCAAAAGGAAAGCTGGTCTAAAGCAGAATGTCGTTTACAGAAAAATTTGTCTAATCTTAGAACGGGATATGGCAGCGGGTAAAGACGATGCGGGAAAAGTGGAAGCGTTGGATAAGGAAATCCAAGAGATCGATAAGGAACACAGACCCCATATCGATAATTCTGGCCAGCATCGGTACCCCGTACTTAGTTTTTCACGCGTGGTTCATAAGCCTACCATTTACCGGGACGAGTTAGGTGTGGTTTCCAGAGGCAAAAGTTCCTTTGGTAAGGGAACCGCGAATCCTGATCAACTTAATCTAGAGCAGTATATGCgtcgaaaatataaaaaaagtgTTGTCGTCAGTCGCAGTCGACTTAATGAAAAATTAGATGATCAGGAGAAGGTTTTTTCAACTACGATACTCGAAATTCctatcgaaaaagaaaagcaagagGGTGTGGCTGAGACAGAGAGAATGAGAGAGGAAGATTTCCATTTGCAAAAGTTAAACAcgtttaaaattgaattagaTACGACAGGATTAA TCATCTCACTCATACCTGTTTTGATAATCAAGGGAATGCATCGTGGCAAAGACGACTTCAAATTCTACGCGGCCAACACGTCTATTATTGATACCTACGGCACGCTAAATCTAACATTTGGTCTCAACCTACGGCGTAAGTTAACATGGTCGTTCGTCGTTGCGAACGTCCAATCAGCAATCATCGGAGCAGATTTCCTCATGCTCCACGGCCTCATTCTTGACCTCAAGGGTAAACGCCTTATGGATCCCTCAAAATCCCTTTCCCATCCCTTTAGACCAAAGGAGAAGTTGCAGAAGCAAAACTCTACAACGTTTCTACAATCAACGTTCAAAGTTCCAGTGAAATAG
- the LOC120444782 gene encoding LOW QUALITY PROTEIN: uncharacterized protein LOC120444782 (The sequence of the model RefSeq protein was modified relative to this genomic sequence to represent the inferred CDS: inserted 1 base in 1 codon; substituted 1 base at 1 genomic stop codon), whose protein sequence is MTSSTPVLLACIVHMVLHTTLFIHLDAGIFVDTAILGSQIFYLSVMDLLSNXRVISMHWNNIPHWGNLILETIVAFLIGESSVVGLSISMETLLVNIINFLTNWSGLGYSTKIIFLEISTIILGIISSVLLIIITNXSAKVEKIGQQIWRITTQQSLPLFTKKAFHYKGCLNL, encoded by the exons ATGACCAGTTCCACCCCTGTTCTATTGGCCTGCATTGTCCACATGGTGCTGCACACAACGCTCTTCATACATCTTGATGCAGGTATATTTGTAGACACTGCCATCTTGGGTAGCCAGATATTCTATTTGTCGGTAATGGATCTGCTGAGCA AGAGGGTGATATCCATGCACTGGAATAACATTCCCCATTGGGGAAATCTCATCCTTGAGACTATCGTTGCTTTCCTTATTGGCGAAAGTTCGGTTGTGGGGCTGTCGATATCCATGGAAACGCTTCTCGTCAACattataaactttttaacCAATTGGTCTGGTCTGGGCTACAgtacaaaaattattttcctgGAGATCAGCACGATTATATTGGGAATTATCTCTTCAGTTTTATTGATTATCATTACAAATTGATCGGCCAAAGTGGAGAAAATTGGACAACAAATTTGGAGAATTACCACACAACAAAGTCTGCCGTTGTTCACCAAGAAAGCTTTTCATTATAAAGGCtgtttaaatttataa